From one Treponema denticola genomic stretch:
- a CDS encoding OsmC family protein codes for MAKEFRTKAEIDLGEGFKVECEASGKKIIADEPLSFGGTDLGMNPIELLLSGLGACKCVTSKVIAKKNGLKLDYLAVECIGFFRPGTPGLSDIETIYHIKSDASDEELEKFMASVDESCPVHATIKNPAPIAHKLVRV; via the coding sequence ATGGCAAAAGAATTTAGAACAAAAGCCGAAATAGATTTAGGCGAAGGTTTTAAAGTTGAATGTGAGGCATCAGGCAAGAAAATTATTGCAGATGAGCCCTTGAGTTTCGGGGGAACCGATTTAGGTATGAACCCGATTGAACTTCTTCTAAGCGGTCTGGGAGCTTGCAAGTGTGTTACTTCAAAGGTCATTGCAAAGAAAAACGGTCTTAAACTGGATTATTTGGCCGTTGAATGTATCGGTTTTTTTAGACCGGGTACACCGGGACTTTCAGATATTGAAACAATATATCATATTAAGTCCGATGCTTCCGATGAAGAGCTTGAAAAATTTATGGCTTCGGTTGATGAAAGCTGTCCGGTACATGCCACAATCAAAAATCCGGCCCCGATAGCTCATAAACTGGTTAGGGTTTAA
- the pcnB gene encoding polynucleotide adenylyltransferase PcnB: MLVRYGQNAEGKQVRQALVYTKDEHKIALEKIDIEAVKIIQRLNSQGFEAYIVGGAVRDLLIGHVPKDFDIATSAEPSKIRKMFRNSRVIGRRFRLVHIFFGEKIYEVSTFRSTEDGSIGNKFGTIDEDVHRRDFTLNALYYDPIHELVIDYVDGVKDIRAKKVRPIIPLQLIFSEDPVRMIRAIKYAAMTDSAIPFFLQLQIRKNAHLLEFVSPSRITEEINKIIFSGHASDIVKKLLDFKLYVYLQPGACAFIDSSSKFKKMYIENLALLDKEVNLKPQIKQGECLKSLLKDYIKLIANPEGLPQEVYTYVYKECRHFILPMNPQRKELEFAVKSVLTDLGIKVSMERAQARSAKLGKQVKHRRKKKTKKQEVQKDTE, encoded by the coding sequence ATGTTAGTTCGATACGGTCAAAATGCCGAAGGAAAACAGGTTCGGCAGGCTTTGGTCTATACTAAGGATGAGCACAAGATTGCCCTCGAAAAAATAGACATTGAAGCCGTAAAAATTATACAGCGTTTAAATTCTCAAGGTTTTGAAGCCTATATAGTAGGAGGAGCAGTAAGAGATCTTTTAATAGGCCATGTTCCGAAGGATTTCGATATTGCGACCTCGGCCGAACCTTCAAAAATACGAAAAATGTTCCGTAATTCAAGAGTAATAGGCCGGCGTTTTCGGTTGGTTCATATTTTTTTCGGAGAAAAAATATATGAGGTAAGCACCTTTCGATCAACCGAAGACGGAAGTATCGGAAATAAATTCGGCACAATAGATGAAGACGTTCACCGAAGGGATTTTACTTTAAATGCTCTTTATTACGACCCCATACATGAGCTTGTAATAGACTATGTAGACGGCGTTAAGGATATAAGAGCGAAAAAAGTAAGACCTATTATTCCACTCCAGCTTATCTTTTCGGAAGATCCTGTAAGAATGATTCGGGCTATAAAGTATGCGGCAATGACGGATTCCGCTATTCCGTTTTTTCTTCAGCTTCAAATACGAAAAAATGCCCATCTTTTGGAATTTGTGTCTCCTTCAAGGATAACCGAAGAAATAAATAAGATTATTTTTAGCGGACATGCAAGCGATATTGTAAAAAAACTTTTGGATTTTAAGCTCTATGTTTACCTGCAGCCCGGGGCATGCGCCTTTATAGATTCGTCTTCAAAATTTAAAAAAATGTATATAGAAAATCTTGCTCTTTTGGATAAAGAAGTTAACTTAAAACCTCAAATAAAACAGGGAGAATGTTTAAAATCATTACTCAAAGATTACATAAAGCTGATTGCAAACCCTGAGGGACTTCCGCAAGAAGTTTATACCTATGTTTACAAGGAATGCAGGCATTTTATTCTTCCTATGAATCCTCAAAGAAAGGAATTGGAATTTGCGGTAAAAAGCGTTTTAACCGATTTGGGAATTAAGGTATCAATGGAGAGAGCCCAAGCACGCTCTGCAAAACTCGGCAAACAGGTTAAGCATAGGCGCAAGAAAAAAACTAAAAAACAAGAAGTCCAAAAAGATACGGAATAA